One window of Oncorhynchus masou masou isolate Uvic2021 chromosome 28, UVic_Omas_1.1, whole genome shotgun sequence genomic DNA carries:
- the LOC135516919 gene encoding tumor necrosis factor ligand superfamily member 15, giving the protein MDKCARNSEIPHDTLISMAQQESVVLLLKHCQEMKRQESRLRLVTLFLVLGCAAVFVFTQRVNRDCNEKDSFKHAEYSPQQAIDRQGQNLKPNAHLKPNAHLTTSSRCNSVPDDYIQWEHRETGLVHMQNFTYDEKKHALVVPQGGRYFVYVGVNFRMPDKDKVSGKIHFLSLKVLKFSNRYPDNFPIMEVKDSIPDNRRGARTVYTGQVVALEEGDLLRVSINEDNYELIDCSAETAMYIGAFLI; this is encoded by the exons ATGGATAAGTGCGCAAGGAACAGCGAGATTCCTCACGATACGTTGATTTCAATGGCGCAGCAAGAGTCTGTTGTTCTTTTGCTCAAACACTGTCAAGAAATGAAGCGACAGGAGAGTCGCTTGCGTCTTGTCACGTTATTCTTGGTTCTGGGTTGTGCAGCTGTATTTGTCTTTACGCAGCGTGTGAATAGAGACTGTAATGAGAAG GATTCATTCAAACATGCAGAATACTCACCACAGCAAGCTATAG ATCGTCAAGGACAGAACCTGAAGCCAAACGCTCACCTGAAGCCAAACGCTCACCTGACAA CATCATCAAGGTGCAACTCCGTGCCTGACGATTACATCCAATGGGAACACCGGGAAACTGGCTTGGTGCACATGCAAAATTTCACCTATGATGAGAAGAAGCATGCTCTGGTTGTCCCTCAGGGAGGCCGATACTTTGTCTACGTAGGGGTCAACTTTCGAATGCCGGATAAAGACAAGGTATCTGGCAAGATCCATTTTCTTAGCCTGAAAGTCCTGAAATTCTCCAATAGATACCCAGATAATTTCCCTATCATGGAAGTCAAGGATAGCATACCAGATAATAGGAGAGGAGCGAGGACTGTGTACACGGGACAGGTGGTTGCTCTGGAGGAAGGGGACCTCCTGAGGGTGTCCATTAATGAAGACAATTATGAATTGATTGACTGTTCAGCAGAGACTGCCATGTATATTGGTGCTTTTCTCATCTAG